A stretch of the Methylacidiphilum caldifontis genome encodes the following:
- a CDS encoding calcium:proton antiporter, with protein MEFLGKTNVTLKYKDKKKFLLLFLSHKALFFSLFSFLVLFFLIKDKFHKIESHWEFFVGLIWFFSLVLSNAFVSVKHAEKLAHHFGEPYGSLILTIAATAIEFSSIWDVMSTNVKNLTFPRDTVYSIIMIVLGGVVGITLLVGGIYHKEQKINLEGSKAFLSVIVPMAVLILILPNFTRSSPGPTFSKFQTFFYIFACLFLYLIFLVVQTVSHRKYFLLDDLDALKEESRKEKKFALYHGIMLIVSLLGVVFFAEKLSFSINYAIENFKTPKVVGGFIVASLVLLPESMTAIKAAIHNSLQKSMNILLGSVCATIGLTLPLLLSIGLLNNSSIILGLGQVEATLLLLTLLLCQITFSGTKTNILQGAAHLLLFLSYFIMMFD; from the coding sequence ATGGAATTTTTAGGAAAAACAAACGTTACCCTCAAATACAAGGACAAAAAAAAATTTCTTTTATTGTTCCTTTCTCATAAGGCCCTCTTTTTTTCCCTCTTTTCTTTTCTTGTATTGTTTTTTTTAATTAAAGACAAATTTCATAAGATAGAAAGTCATTGGGAATTCTTCGTGGGATTGATCTGGTTTTTTAGCCTTGTTTTGTCCAATGCGTTTGTATCTGTCAAACATGCAGAAAAACTCGCACACCATTTTGGAGAACCCTATGGATCATTGATTCTAACCATTGCTGCCACTGCCATTGAATTTTCCTCTATTTGGGATGTCATGTCTACAAATGTGAAAAATTTAACTTTTCCACGTGATACCGTTTATTCGATCATAATGATTGTCTTGGGAGGAGTGGTGGGTATAACCCTGCTTGTTGGAGGCATCTATCATAAGGAACAGAAAATCAATCTGGAAGGATCAAAAGCTTTTCTTAGCGTTATTGTTCCAATGGCCGTTTTAATTTTGATTCTTCCTAATTTTACCCGTTCTAGTCCTGGGCCCACATTTTCAAAATTTCAAACCTTTTTCTATATCTTTGCTTGCCTTTTCCTTTATCTGATTTTTCTGGTTGTCCAAACGGTAAGTCATAGAAAATATTTTCTTTTGGATGATCTTGATGCCCTTAAAGAAGAAAGCAGAAAAGAAAAAAAGTTCGCTTTATATCATGGGATAATGCTTATTGTTTCGCTTCTAGGTGTGGTTTTTTTTGCTGAAAAATTATCTTTTTCTATCAATTATGCTATAGAAAATTTTAAAACTCCAAAAGTTGTTGGTGGCTTTATTGTCGCTTCGCTTGTGTTGCTTCCTGAATCCATGACAGCCATTAAAGCTGCTATTCATAACAGCCTTCAAAAATCGATGAATATCCTTTTAGGCTCGGTATGCGCGACCATCGGATTAACCCTTCCCTTGCTTCTGAGCATAGGTTTGTTAAACAACAGTTCAATAATACTGGGTCTTGGACAAGTAGAAGCTACCTTGCTGCTGTTGACTCTTCTTCTTTGTCAGATCACTTTCTCTGGAACAAAAACAAATATATTGCAGGGTGCAGCCCATCTCCTGCTCTTTTTATCATATTTTATTATGATGTTTGATTGA
- the metE gene encoding 5-methyltetrahydropteroyltriglutamate--homocysteine S-methyltransferase → MTNSNNRLHTHILGYPRIGSRRQLKFALESYWKGKSSLHELIQTAESIKKESWEKQHKAQLSIISSNDFSFYDHVLDTLCLVGAVPKRFKSNGPVSLDLLFTMARGMEKSRQGQDPSLLPHPMEMTKWFDTNYHYIVPEFEKDQHFSLSSTKPFEEFKQAKFLGYLSKPILLGPISFLFLGKKKDPSIKNDELIAKIIPIYEEILKEFYSLGADWVELDEPILTLDISSEWQKAFYEIYPRLKLAAPSLKILLATYFGALKENREIVCSIPIDGLHYDCTRAGHELQGLLQSWDKNKVLSLGIIDGRNVWKNDFSQSLKIIHHTLEFIPAELLWLAPSCSLHFVPVSLKEEKKINAEIRNWLAFADEKIEELSTLATLALRENYQNDDQYKENQKAIEQRKTSGLIHDPSVKERLAALKETDLSRKSPYRQRKELQAKKLGLPLFPTTTIGSFPQTAEVRKIRSQYRLGHIAEEQYDQFIQEEIRKVVQLQEEIGLDVLVHGEFERSDMVEYFGEKLKGFLITENGWVQSYGSRCVKPPIIYGDVSRQMPMTIKWSKFAQSITTKPMKGMLTGPVTILQWSFVRDDQPRKTTAKQIALAIRDEVKELEQNGLGVIQIDEPALREGLPLRKIDWNDYLQWAIECFRIASCCVEDSTQIHTHMCYSEFGDIIEAIAKLDADVISLEASRSNLELIDSFVRFRYPNDIGLGVWDIHSPRIPTTEEILAILRKALSVFPKESLWVNPDCGLKTRSYEEVIPSLKNMVEAAHLLRKEIESQNHSTH, encoded by the coding sequence ATGACAAATTCCAATAATCGCCTTCATACTCATATCCTAGGTTATCCCCGAATTGGCTCTCGCCGGCAACTTAAGTTTGCTTTAGAGTCTTATTGGAAAGGGAAAAGCTCGCTTCACGAACTTATACAAACAGCAGAATCCATCAAAAAAGAATCTTGGGAAAAGCAGCATAAGGCCCAATTATCCATTATTTCATCAAATGATTTCAGCTTCTATGACCATGTTCTAGATACTTTATGTCTTGTCGGTGCTGTTCCAAAGCGCTTTAAGAGTAACGGCCCTGTCTCCTTGGATCTTCTTTTTACCATGGCTAGGGGTATGGAAAAATCTCGGCAAGGCCAGGATCCTTCTCTTCTTCCTCATCCCATGGAAATGACCAAGTGGTTCGATACGAATTACCACTACATCGTTCCTGAATTTGAGAAAGATCAGCATTTTTCTTTATCTTCAACAAAACCTTTTGAAGAATTTAAACAGGCAAAGTTTCTTGGCTATCTCTCCAAACCCATACTTTTAGGGCCTATCTCATTTCTTTTCCTGGGCAAGAAAAAAGATCCTTCAATCAAGAATGATGAACTGATCGCAAAAATCATTCCCATCTATGAAGAAATTCTGAAAGAATTTTATAGTTTGGGAGCGGATTGGGTTGAGCTTGATGAGCCCATTTTGACTCTAGATATTTCTTCGGAATGGCAGAAAGCCTTTTATGAAATCTATCCACGACTCAAACTGGCAGCCCCTTCACTCAAAATTCTTTTGGCGACTTATTTTGGTGCCCTAAAAGAAAATAGAGAAATAGTGTGCTCTATTCCTATTGATGGTCTCCATTACGATTGCACCCGTGCCGGTCATGAACTCCAGGGTTTGCTTCAAAGTTGGGATAAAAACAAGGTTCTTTCCCTGGGAATCATCGATGGAAGAAATGTTTGGAAAAATGATTTTTCGCAATCCCTCAAAATTATTCATCATACTCTAGAGTTCATTCCAGCTGAACTTCTTTGGCTAGCCCCTTCCTGCTCTTTACACTTTGTTCCTGTATCTTTGAAGGAAGAAAAAAAGATAAACGCAGAGATCAGGAATTGGCTTGCCTTTGCTGATGAAAAAATAGAAGAACTGAGCACACTCGCCACTCTTGCCTTGAGAGAAAATTACCAGAATGACGATCAATATAAAGAAAACCAAAAAGCTATAGAACAAAGAAAGACAAGTGGATTAATTCATGATCCATCTGTTAAAGAAAGGCTAGCAGCCTTAAAAGAAACAGATCTTTCTAGAAAAAGTCCTTATCGACAAAGAAAAGAACTTCAAGCCAAAAAACTTGGTCTTCCACTTTTTCCCACTACAACTATTGGCTCTTTTCCTCAGACGGCAGAAGTAAGAAAAATACGCTCTCAGTATCGGCTTGGACATATTGCAGAAGAACAATACGATCAGTTCATTCAAGAAGAGATCAGGAAAGTTGTTCAATTGCAAGAAGAGATAGGCCTGGATGTCTTAGTCCATGGTGAATTTGAGAGATCGGATATGGTTGAATATTTCGGTGAAAAGCTAAAAGGTTTTCTCATCACCGAAAATGGTTGGGTCCAAAGTTATGGTTCCCGCTGTGTTAAACCTCCTATTATCTATGGGGATGTTTCAAGGCAGATGCCGATGACCATAAAATGGTCCAAGTTTGCCCAATCGATTACAACAAAACCCATGAAAGGAATGCTTACAGGACCTGTGACCATTTTGCAATGGAGCTTTGTACGAGACGACCAGCCCAGAAAAACAACTGCAAAACAGATCGCTTTGGCAATCAGGGATGAAGTCAAGGAGCTTGAACAAAATGGCCTGGGAGTGATTCAGATCGACGAACCCGCTTTAAGAGAAGGGTTGCCTTTGCGTAAGATCGATTGGAATGACTACTTGCAGTGGGCTATTGAATGCTTCCGCATCGCTTCCTGCTGTGTCGAAGATTCCACCCAGATTCATACGCATATGTGTTACTCTGAATTTGGGGACATTATTGAAGCCATTGCGAAACTCGATGCCGATGTCATATCCCTTGAAGCTTCTCGATCAAACCTTGAACTGATTGATTCTTTTGTACGGTTCAGATATCCTAATGATATCGGTCTGGGGGTTTGGGACATCCATTCTCCAAGGATCCCAACCACTGAAGAAATACTTGCTATCCTGAGAAAAGCCCTTTCTGTTTTCCCAAAGGAATCTTTATGGGTAAATCCTGATTGTGGTCTTAAAACTCGCAGTTATGAAGAAGTCATACCCTCTCTGAAAAATATGGTTGAGGCCGCTCATCTATTGAGAAAAGAAATAGAATCACAAAATCATTCGACTCATTGA
- the rsmA gene encoding 16S rRNA (adenine(1518)-N(6)/adenine(1519)-N(6))-dimethyltransferase RsmA: MTLFQIKSLLSSYHLSPKKKWGQNFLIDQNLAKLIVKETLQGLSLPKEVYEIGPGLGSLTEFFLQEDVFLKAIEIDRGFCKVLFDRYGANHRFELIEANVLDYLFPQIKNDKILVGNLPYNISSLLLAKLALLSEPFPRMVFTVQHEVALRLMAKIKTKDFGALSVLMQNFFNIRRIRKIPKEVFYPAPRVESAILFLEPKDTALTMTEPDKYAFYAFVRKCFSQRRKKLAKNIGLSLEERPEEIPPGDWVILWKELKKSRIEKKVGSCIN, from the coding sequence GTGACATTGTTTCAGATTAAAAGTTTATTGTCTTCTTATCATCTTTCACCGAAAAAGAAATGGGGTCAGAATTTTCTTATTGATCAAAACTTGGCCAAATTGATCGTCAAGGAAACTCTTCAAGGATTGTCTTTACCAAAAGAAGTCTATGAAATTGGTCCTGGCCTAGGATCTTTGACTGAGTTCTTTTTGCAGGAAGATGTTTTTCTAAAAGCTATTGAAATAGACAGGGGCTTTTGTAAGGTCCTGTTCGATAGATATGGTGCTAACCATCGGTTTGAACTTATTGAAGCTAATGTTCTCGATTATCTTTTCCCACAGATTAAAAATGATAAAATCCTGGTAGGTAATCTGCCTTATAACATATCCAGTCTTTTGTTGGCCAAGCTTGCCCTTCTTTCTGAACCTTTTCCCAGAATGGTCTTCACGGTACAACATGAAGTTGCTTTAAGGCTAATGGCAAAAATAAAAACCAAAGATTTTGGAGCGTTATCTGTTCTTATGCAGAATTTTTTTAATATTCGAAGGATTAGAAAAATTCCCAAAGAAGTGTTTTATCCCGCTCCTAGAGTAGAATCAGCCATTCTCTTTCTTGAACCTAAAGATACGGCTTTAACCATGACTGAGCCCGACAAGTATGCCTTTTATGCTTTTGTAAGAAAATGTTTTTCTCAGCGAAGGAAAAAATTAGCCAAGAATATAGGCCTTTCTTTAGAAGAAAGACCAGAGGAAATTCCTCCTGGAGATTGGGTGATTCTATGGAAGGAATTAAAAAAATCCCGTATAGAGAAAAAAGTGGGTAGCTGTATAAACTAA
- a CDS encoding Ppx/GppA phosphatase family protein, which yields MDLAASVDIGSHSFHLLVVQVENESIRPIDKIRDPVSLAAGLDENRYLSQESISRAVDTLRRFGERIRLIPPHRVRAVGTNTLRIAKNREEFIKCAEPALGHQIDIISGHEEARLIYLGVAHCMEDDAQKRLVVDIGGGSTELILGEGFSARRVESLYIGCVSLSKAFFPDGFITPSRLRNAEIMALQELEPIANTFKKHGWQRTIGSSGTILAIQEAVLAEGWSKSGISALSLKKLRKHLLAAGSLEQLSLKGVDSDRKQVLLGGFAILSAIFESLSLEVMEVSSGALREGVIYDLLGRLYQKDIREKTVKELMNRFQVDKAQAERVRAVSCSLYEKVKKDWKIEGDFQRRMIIWASLLHEIGLFVSYSQYHKHGQYLLNHLDMPGFSLRDQQWLSLLVRCHRRKFPLSELQLLRPEDREALRKLGVLLRLAVLLNRVRSDDEIPQIDIKVNSNLIKLTFPEGWLQNHPLTTADLATEANYLIGAGFFLQYS from the coding sequence ATGGATCTGGCTGCATCGGTAGACATAGGCTCACATAGTTTTCATTTGCTCGTCGTTCAAGTGGAAAACGAATCGATCCGACCAATCGACAAAATTAGAGATCCCGTTTCTCTTGCAGCAGGTTTAGATGAGAACAGGTATCTAAGCCAAGAATCCATATCAAGAGCTGTAGATACTCTGCGTCGATTCGGAGAAAGGATAAGATTGATTCCTCCTCATCGAGTTAGAGCGGTGGGTACAAATACCCTTCGCATAGCAAAAAATAGAGAAGAATTTATCAAATGTGCAGAACCAGCCTTAGGTCATCAAATCGATATCATCTCTGGCCATGAAGAAGCTCGTCTTATCTATCTTGGGGTTGCTCATTGCATGGAAGATGATGCTCAAAAAAGGCTAGTTGTAGACATTGGGGGAGGGAGTACTGAACTTATATTAGGAGAAGGATTTTCAGCTCGTCGAGTAGAAAGTCTTTATATCGGGTGTGTGAGCTTATCTAAAGCTTTTTTCCCCGACGGATTCATTACCCCTTCTCGATTGAGAAATGCTGAAATTATGGCTTTACAAGAATTAGAACCGATAGCAAACACTTTCAAGAAACATGGTTGGCAGAGGACGATTGGATCCAGTGGTACGATTTTAGCTATTCAAGAAGCTGTACTGGCTGAGGGTTGGTCGAAGAGTGGTATTAGTGCTTTATCGTTGAAAAAATTAAGAAAACATCTTTTAGCTGCAGGCAGCCTAGAGCAGCTTTCACTTAAAGGAGTGGACTCTGACAGAAAGCAAGTTTTACTGGGTGGATTTGCTATCCTTTCAGCAATTTTTGAGTCTCTTTCTCTGGAGGTGATGGAAGTTTCGTCGGGTGCTCTTAGGGAAGGGGTAATCTATGATTTGTTGGGCAGGCTTTACCAAAAAGATATTAGGGAGAAAACGGTAAAAGAGCTCATGAACCGCTTCCAGGTTGATAAAGCTCAAGCAGAAAGGGTTCGTGCTGTGAGCTGCAGTCTTTATGAAAAAGTTAAAAAAGACTGGAAAATAGAAGGGGATTTTCAAAGAAGAATGATTATTTGGGCTTCACTCCTTCATGAAATAGGTCTGTTTGTTTCTTATAGTCAATATCACAAACATGGACAATACCTTTTAAATCACCTGGATATGCCAGGTTTTTCTCTTAGAGATCAACAATGGCTTTCTTTGCTTGTACGCTGCCATAGAAGAAAGTTTCCGCTTTCAGAGCTTCAATTGTTAAGGCCCGAAGATCGAGAGGCGCTAAGAAAGCTTGGAGTTTTATTAAGACTGGCTGTCTTGCTTAATAGAGTTCGCAGTGATGATGAAATCCCTCAGATAGATATAAAAGTGAACTCTAACCTCATTAAGCTGACATTTCCAGAAGGGTGGCTTCAAAACCACCCGCTGACTACAGCTGATTTAGCCACCGAAGCAAATTATTTGATCGGTGCGGGTTTTTTCTTGCAATATAGCTGA
- the zwf gene encoding glucose-6-phosphate dehydrogenase: MTTTLTNEKSHQNAATIFIIFGGAGDLSWRKLFPALYSLYRSNWLPENFAIVAADRKSMNLEEYREHIRNGVETFAPQYDSSLWSCFSEKIESYLIADLSEAAFYESLKHTLEQIGTKWETKPNWIFYLAVSPSLIKTVVSQIGIAQLFLAPGDSRIVVEKPYGHDLKSANELDQCLGRVFKESQIFRIDHYLGKETVQNILALRFANAWWEPIWDSRYIDHVQITVAEEVGVELRGEYYEHAGALRDMVQNHMLQLLCLIAMEPPVSFDSDEIRNKKVDVLHAVRKIIPDEVHQIAVRGQYGRGWIKGKEVVAYREEPGVKSDSSTETFAAIKLFIDNWRWQNVPFYLRTGKRLAKRVTQIVVTLKPIPHQAFPARALDQWLPNRMILNIQPEESISLVFHAKIPGPVIRLSPVNLQFKYQEAFKKGSPEAYETLLRDVIIGDGTLFMRADQAQAAWSIVDPILEFWENTPPIDFPNYPAGSWGPESAQVLIAKDGKSWYEGGY; the protein is encoded by the coding sequence ATGACAACGACCCTAACCAATGAAAAATCCCATCAAAACGCAGCGACCATTTTCATCATTTTTGGTGGAGCAGGAGATCTAAGTTGGAGAAAGCTTTTCCCGGCACTCTATAGTTTGTATAGATCAAATTGGCTTCCAGAGAATTTTGCCATAGTCGCTGCAGACAGGAAATCGATGAACCTAGAAGAATATCGGGAACATATTCGAAATGGAGTTGAAACGTTTGCTCCCCAATATGATAGTTCTCTGTGGTCATGTTTTTCTGAAAAAATAGAATCTTATCTCATTGCCGATTTATCTGAAGCAGCTTTCTATGAATCATTAAAACATACCCTTGAACAGATTGGAACAAAGTGGGAAACAAAACCTAACTGGATTTTTTATCTAGCCGTCTCTCCCAGCTTAATAAAAACGGTTGTTTCCCAGATAGGCATCGCTCAGTTATTTCTGGCTCCTGGAGATTCTCGAATTGTTGTTGAAAAGCCTTATGGCCATGATCTTAAGTCCGCCAATGAGCTTGACCAATGCCTTGGAAGAGTGTTTAAAGAATCTCAAATTTTTAGGATCGATCATTATCTTGGAAAAGAAACCGTCCAGAATATTCTTGCCCTGCGATTTGCTAACGCTTGGTGGGAACCGATCTGGGATAGTCGCTACATCGACCATGTCCAAATTACGGTAGCCGAAGAAGTCGGGGTAGAACTTCGAGGAGAGTACTATGAGCATGCTGGAGCCCTTCGGGATATGGTGCAAAATCATATGCTCCAACTTCTTTGCCTTATAGCGATGGAACCCCCGGTTTCCTTTGATTCTGATGAAATCCGCAATAAAAAAGTAGACGTTCTTCATGCCGTAAGAAAAATCATTCCGGACGAGGTCCACCAGATTGCTGTACGGGGACAATACGGCAGGGGATGGATAAAAGGTAAAGAAGTCGTCGCTTATAGGGAAGAACCAGGGGTTAAATCCGATTCTTCCACTGAAACTTTTGCCGCTATCAAGCTTTTTATTGATAACTGGCGCTGGCAGAATGTTCCTTTTTATTTGAGGACCGGTAAAAGGCTAGCCAAAAGGGTTACCCAAATAGTCGTCACTTTAAAGCCCATTCCTCATCAAGCATTCCCAGCTCGGGCTCTTGACCAATGGTTACCTAACAGAATGATCCTGAATATCCAACCCGAGGAGAGTATCTCATTGGTATTCCATGCAAAAATTCCCGGCCCCGTTATTCGTTTAAGCCCAGTCAATCTTCAATTTAAGTACCAAGAGGCGTTCAAGAAAGGTTCTCCTGAAGCTTACGAAACCCTTCTGAGGGATGTTATTATTGGTGATGGAACTTTATTCATGCGCGCTGACCAGGCACAAGCGGCTTGGTCTATTGTTGATCCTATTCTTGAATTCTGGGAGAACACTCCTCCGATTGATTTTCCTAATTATCCAGCTGGAAGCTGGGGACCAGAATCGGCGCAAGTGCTTATAGCTAAAGACGGGAAAAGTTGGTATGAAGGAGGGTACTGA
- a CDS encoding cytochrome c oxidase subunit I, producing MDNQNFVNAEKKDVSHPVHPSSVESAQGEHHNQNHHEDLPWYRKYLFSTDHKVIGIQYMITSLIVAFFGFGLMIVMRWQLSYPGKPIPFFGKILENIFGNEMFAGGVMTPQGYNSFGAIHGTVMIFMALVPALFAGFGNFVVPLQLGAPDMAFPRLNMASFWCFFVGVVIIMVSFFVPGGAAKSGWTSYPPLADLADSGPHFHLLFNGQTLWLLGMAFNITGSLLGVINMITTIFQLRVPGLSWMRLPFFIWAELVTAFLMLLAFPPLEAAAIMQLMDRLAGTSFFSPDGLIVNGQHAHYSGGGSPLLWQHLFWFLGHPEVYVQILPTMGIVAEILANNTRKPLWSYKILVYSVLTIGFVGMIVWAHHMYMTGMGQAISAFFQLFTTIISIPSVLIGTVFLMSLWGASIRFNLPMLFALAWLPLFGIGGLTGIPLGWSTSDMVLHDTYYVIGHFHYMMAPTSIMALFAGIYYWYPKATGREMNVLLGKLHFWPTFITFNGVFIPMLIQGFAGVHRRWYDGGQGWEMAQGVLWLNHVMSISAWLLAIAQIPFIINFFWSLFYGKKVQSDNPWQGTTLEWATPTPPGHGNFLQPLTVYRGPYEYSVPGADKDYSPQWEPDVRPKVPQAKVEKV from the coding sequence ATGGACAATCAGAATTTCGTTAATGCTGAAAAAAAGGATGTTTCTCATCCTGTTCATCCCTCCTCTGTAGAAAGTGCGCAGGGAGAGCATCACAACCAAAACCATCATGAGGATTTGCCCTGGTACAGGAAGTACCTGTTTTCTACCGATCACAAGGTTATCGGTATACAGTACATGATTACTTCCTTGATCGTGGCGTTCTTTGGTTTTGGCCTAATGATTGTTATGAGATGGCAGCTTTCTTATCCAGGAAAGCCGATTCCTTTTTTTGGAAAAATTCTGGAAAATATCTTTGGAAATGAGATGTTTGCGGGTGGGGTAATGACCCCTCAAGGCTACAACTCTTTTGGAGCTATCCATGGAACAGTGATGATATTTATGGCTCTTGTTCCCGCTCTTTTTGCTGGGTTTGGAAATTTTGTTGTCCCTTTACAGTTAGGTGCTCCAGACATGGCTTTTCCTCGGCTCAACATGGCTAGTTTTTGGTGTTTTTTTGTAGGGGTAGTGATTATCATGGTGAGTTTTTTTGTTCCTGGAGGAGCAGCGAAATCGGGTTGGACTTCCTATCCTCCTCTTGCTGACTTGGCTGATTCCGGGCCGCATTTTCATCTTCTTTTTAACGGGCAAACCCTGTGGCTTTTAGGTATGGCTTTTAATATAACGGGTTCCTTGCTTGGAGTAATCAATATGATTACTACGATTTTTCAATTAAGGGTTCCCGGCTTAAGTTGGATGAGACTTCCTTTTTTCATTTGGGCTGAGTTGGTCACCGCTTTTCTCATGCTACTGGCTTTTCCTCCGCTGGAAGCAGCAGCGATCATGCAATTAATGGATAGGTTGGCGGGGACAAGTTTCTTTTCTCCAGACGGGTTAATCGTCAATGGACAACATGCCCATTATAGTGGGGGAGGATCTCCTTTATTATGGCAACATCTTTTCTGGTTTTTAGGTCATCCCGAAGTTTATGTTCAGATTTTACCTACAATGGGTATTGTTGCCGAAATTCTCGCTAATAATACTCGAAAACCCCTCTGGAGTTACAAGATCCTTGTCTACTCGGTTTTGACAATTGGTTTTGTGGGCATGATTGTCTGGGCCCATCACATGTATATGACGGGAATGGGACAAGCCATAAGCGCATTTTTTCAACTATTCACGACCATTATTTCCATCCCCTCTGTTCTCATTGGCACTGTTTTCCTCATGTCTCTTTGGGGAGCATCCATTCGGTTTAATCTGCCTATGTTGTTTGCCTTAGCCTGGCTTCCTTTGTTTGGCATCGGGGGGTTGACAGGCATTCCTTTAGGTTGGTCTACTTCGGATATGGTTTTGCATGACACTTATTATGTCATTGGTCATTTCCATTATATGATGGCTCCAACTTCAATTATGGCTCTATTTGCAGGAATATATTACTGGTATCCAAAGGCAACAGGTAGAGAGATGAATGTTTTATTGGGCAAACTTCATTTTTGGCCTACTTTTATAACCTTCAATGGAGTTTTTATCCCCATGTTGATTCAAGGTTTTGCAGGTGTGCATAGAAGATGGTATGATGGCGGTCAGGGATGGGAGATGGCCCAAGGAGTGTTGTGGCTTAATCATGTTATGTCCATTTCAGCATGGTTGCTCGCTATTGCCCAGATTCCGTTCATTATCAATTTCTTCTGGAGCCTGTTTTATGGAAAGAAGGTTCAATCGGACAATCCTTGGCAGGGAACAACTCTGGAATGGGCGACACCGACGCCTCCAGGACATGGAAATTTTCTGCAACCTCTTACCGTTTATAGAGGACCCTACGAGTATAGTGTTCCAGGGGCAGATAAAGATTATTCTCCTCAATGGGAACCCGATGTTAGGCCAAAAGTTCCCCAAGCTAAAGTAGAAAAAGTCTAA
- a CDS encoding MBL fold metallo-hydrolase, giving the protein MKFINLTRSIEIGANSYFLDFGDDGHLVLDAGLHPKIEGELATPHFQSLEDYPVDCLIISHAHHDHTGALPLFLRKYPNLKVFLSEPTYHLTLPLLHNSVEVMLKQRLALQIPEYPLYTHKEIDHGTERWQICHINKEWSLNGYPNPKHEPLTFRFYPSGHILGAVGVRIFHRGRRIFYTGDVSFKEQTLMLPADFPQDGIDVLIIESTRGAQEMEKGITRQTEIQRLIDRIENTFDRGGSVLIPIFALGKTQEIITTLFFEQQKGRLRKCPIYIGGLSRSFSEIYDRLSSRSLRRYPGFKILDTIAPIVVNGKKTHKIQPVKGELYLVTSGMMNENTISNILAQKFLPNEKNSIFFVGYCDPESPAGQLLATPRGNLVVLNSSSKPQPVLCEVDHFDLTSHAQREDILSYIQLLEPRTCILVHGDPTALEWFKQKIEEESPHINLVIPPPGQLINV; this is encoded by the coding sequence GTGAAATTTATAAATTTAACACGTTCCATAGAAATAGGTGCTAATTCATATTTTTTAGATTTTGGTGACGACGGCCACTTAGTTCTTGATGCTGGGCTTCATCCAAAAATTGAAGGTGAACTCGCTACCCCTCACTTTCAAAGCCTGGAAGATTATCCCGTCGATTGCCTCATCATAAGCCATGCACATCATGACCATACTGGAGCTCTACCCTTATTCCTCAGAAAATATCCCAATCTAAAAGTTTTTTTAAGCGAGCCCACCTATCACTTGACCCTTCCCCTACTTCACAATTCGGTCGAAGTTATGCTTAAACAAAGGCTTGCTCTTCAAATCCCTGAATATCCCCTATATACTCACAAGGAAATCGATCATGGGACCGAGCGATGGCAAATTTGTCATATCAATAAAGAATGGTCATTAAATGGTTATCCTAATCCCAAGCATGAACCCCTTACCTTTAGGTTTTACCCTAGCGGTCATATCCTTGGTGCCGTAGGTGTACGTATATTCCACCGAGGCAGGAGGATTTTTTATACCGGAGATGTGAGTTTCAAGGAACAAACCCTTATGCTTCCAGCCGATTTCCCTCAAGATGGTATAGATGTGCTTATCATCGAGTCGACTCGAGGAGCTCAAGAGATGGAAAAGGGTATAACCAGGCAGACTGAAATTCAACGGCTTATCGATCGCATAGAAAATACTTTCGACAGAGGGGGATCAGTCCTTATTCCTATTTTTGCACTTGGTAAAACTCAAGAAATTATCACTACTCTTTTCTTTGAACAACAAAAGGGAAGACTAAGAAAGTGTCCCATTTACATTGGAGGGTTAAGTAGAAGTTTTTCTGAAATATATGATAGGCTTTCTTCAAGATCATTAAGAAGATACCCGGGTTTCAAAATACTGGATACCATTGCACCAATTGTCGTCAATGGGAAAAAAACCCATAAAATCCAACCCGTCAAAGGAGAGCTTTATCTGGTTACTTCAGGAATGATGAACGAAAATACCATTTCTAACATTTTAGCTCAAAAATTCCTACCCAACGAAAAAAACTCCATATTTTTTGTCGGTTATTGTGACCCTGAGTCCCCAGCTGGCCAACTATTAGCTACACCGCGAGGAAATCTTGTGGTACTCAACAGCTCAAGCAAACCTCAACCTGTCCTCTGTGAAGTAGATCATTTTGATCTTACCAGTCATGCCCAAAGGGAAGACATTTTATCCTATATTCAACTTCTGGAACCCCGAACTTGTATTCTTGTCCATGGGGATCCTACTGCCCTCGAATGGTTCAAGCAAAAAATAGAAGAAGAAAGTCCACACATTAACCTCGTCATCCCTCCCCCTGGACAGCTCATAAACGTCTAA